Genomic window (Alligator mississippiensis isolate rAllMis1 chromosome 7, rAllMis1, whole genome shotgun sequence):
GTACCTCCTTATAAGCAGCATAAAAATAagatgggtgggggggatggaaatcaagtttccttccctttccatttcttttcctaGAAACTTGCGTAGAGTTTTATCATTTTGAGCTGCTGTCCTATTTGAGACTTGGAGTTAGATACATATTTGAAATTCCTGAGAGTCCTGGAGAGGGCTTGCATTCAATATTGCAGTGCTTCTGGGGAACACTTCAGTGTAAAGTTAGCTATAAATCCAGATTTAAACTTTCTCCAAGTTTAGGAGTATGGGGAATGTATTTTGATACTTTGTTTGCTTTGAGACCATTACTAACTTTCAATACATTGCATATAATTTCTGTTTTAATGTAGTTTTAGCCACAGTAGCAATAAAGTGTGTAAAGAATATTCGGTTTTCTAATTCCTTCCTGCTGCCTTAATTTAAATAGCTAATAAAGTATAAAGAGTACTTTGACTTCTAGGATTACTGCAATAAGCCATaactgttcttttatttttttcgcAAAGTAACAAAAATAAACGCAGGATGAAGATTTAATCCCTCAGTAGTAAATCATACTGAAAAAACCAGCTGATATTACTTTGGTTAATGTTGAAATTTGAGAATTTGATAAGTAACTTAAGGAATCGGTTCTTAGGTCTCAGCTGTAGTTCAGGTGGAGCATTATAGTTCAGGGAGGCTTATTTTTTGGAGTTGAACTCATTTAGTGGAGAAGGTGTAATAGATAAGATACTGAATAGTATTCCATTCTACCAATATAGCATAAATGTTGGACAATCTTAAAACTCCTTTGCAAAAGAAGGGGACAACAAGCAACCAAggtatttttataatttttcactggaaataaaaaaaattctaagaaCACCTTAAAAGTAAAACATGGAAGCTAACTAATCAACACTACATTGTCTGATACTTGTACAGGAAAAATGTCTGAAGATAAGTAGTTAGTCAGTATATCAGAACCAGAGTTGATAAAAGatcctccctctgttcccttgcCAGATCACTTCCCTATTGTAGTTTTCCTTAGAGGTGTAAGAGTGAATCCAGTAATAGCTTGGATATAGCCAttaggaaagaaggaagaaaaacacAGAATTTGGGCAtgcttaatattttaataaagctATTACTTTATATGTTTTACTTTGTTCAACTCTTTGGATCAATAATTTAATGTTAGGCTTTTGCTGACTAAAAGCAATAGCCCATCAAAAAAAATGTCAGGgtcacgtccagatgagcacgggcATTTGATtttccagggacaagtagcagtgacacacTTTGCACTGCTGTTTCttttccctggggaatgcccatgccatgcacactctagtgcatggcaggttaccctgggtggggtaagggaggctggggacagcaactgtgttggccccagcagccttactgggGTTCTTGGGTCCTtgtggagctgcagctgtagctgcagcaggaagcctggccagcaggcagagcatggctttggccagcaaggctccagttttggatggTGTGTGCTGCCACCATGTATGCCACCCTATTTTTTTCGGTGTGGGTTTTCTTTGACTCCCTGTGCTGCTaccctgcatgtgtggtgcatgGTGCCACAGACATATTGCATGttcacactcatctggacatggcccgcAGTCTTTGGAGATTAGGAGGTGAGAGACATCTCTTTAGACTTCTCTTGACCACCTCCTATTTGAGACAGGTAGCAGATTTGGGAGCCACAATCATGCCAGTGGAACatggcaggcagctcagggcaatAAGAAGAGAGTTTATCCTGTATGGCTTTTTGTCTTCTTTCCGTTTAATATTCGTAAGTCCAAGTAACGAAGTTCCAAATGAGGTGTGATGCAAGCACTCTATAGGTGCATACAGGCATTAGGGACAGGTTAGAtggcattaaaaatggccacctggtCTAACTTAATTCACCCAGGTGAAGACCTTACACTTGTATCCCTAGTTAGGTCCATCTAAGTGTGggctgtacagaagttcaggagagttagattggtctaaaaatggctgaactGATCCAAGTTAACTCTACCTCAGAGGTACACTTAACTTAAATcaagttggccatttttagacgaATCTAAGTGTCCTAAACTTCTGTATAGTACCCTgggcagccctagggctgggaaagaccagattctagccccagccctggaggtgTGCCTTTACTatgccttccctggcactgggctatttttatccCATTAATCCCTCTCCTTACCCCCAGACTGATAATGTTCTCCCTGTGAACCAGCCAGCCCCCATGAGACTGCCAAACTCCCCCATTgcacaagctgctcccagtgccagttttaccagcattcGCCACAGCCAGAAGCTGGCAAAATAAGTCCCAGTGTGGTGAGGGGTGAGTGGAATAAGAGGGTTGGCTTGCTGTGGGGGGTTTTCATATGGAGATggaggcagggttgggggccTAAAAATATCCCCCTAAGGCCCTCCATGAGTCTTCCTGATCCTAAAAAACACTCCTGAAAACCAGCAACCCTTCCTGTGGACCCTGTTTGCCCCACACAAACCGCCCCTGCTAGCCCATCCATCCCGACTTTGATGGGGTGGCCACTTTCAACTCAATCtgacctccccaaatgtctgtgtTGAAAAATGTGAGTGCGCGCTCAACAGATCTTAGTTCATGCTTCCTAACAAAAAGCAACTGGGAGCATTGCAAGGGCTGCAGAAGAACATGCCTGTGCCTTGGGTCTCCTGTGGAGTCCGGATCTCCAAAGAGATTCCCCCAACACAAGTATATTTTCCCTTTCCATTAATGttggaaaggagaaaaagaagttTTGGAGAAGAGGTTCTTTTGGTGGTACAATAAGAGAAGTGAATAGTAGAACATGGGGGCTGGGGACACAGCTTTCcctttataacttttttttaggttgtgaaaaaaaaaaattctttctctATTATGTGATTTGAGGTACTGTaggttagggctgtgtgaagcttcaggtgctgattcgatttggaggagattcagcccactttggcagctgaatcttcgaatctgaatcaaatcaggagaccagtaaaaaggtccgaatcaattcaaaagtctccaaatcaattcggagagcttcagaaattcaggcagtccccactgactgccgcagggagctggaactggactctgactgcagggcagcagccatgtggtgcggggcagcggggatcacccccacaccacctggcagcagctggtgagtttgggacttttttttttaaacagtgggGAGCGGGGACCAGGCAGAGCACCAGCCATTGatagggctgggacagcaggtgggGAATGTGGCCTGTCCAATTTGGCCACGGCCAGATCTCTAAATCCGATTaatccaaatcgattcgggacagtgatttgaatcactgcatTAAATTGCTGTCCctcaaattggccgaatccaaagcgaatactagctgatCTACTGGCTTCGCACAGGTCTACTGTAGGGTACACAGGACGCTAGTTTAAAGATTACTAGTATAGGCAACGGAAAAAAACCTTAAAATTGAGCAGGTGTTTGTTGTCAGACAGCAAAAATAGGCTGTTTGTTTTGGATGTACCTAGTTTCTCACATACCAGAGGTAGAATAATTATCCATTCACAGTCATTCTTCAACTTGTTATTCAGATTAGGCCATAATCTTACTCATAAACTCCAAATCCTGAATGCATTCCCTGGGTCAGCCTGCTTGCTTTTGTGACTAAAATGCTTTCATTGCTGTCTATTCTTGTTAGTCCTGAAGAACAAACACAGTAATGCAAGACATGAGATGCATTTTGTGTCATTTTTATGTATCATCAATATGGTTCTTTCCCATTCAATTTTAAATGGTTATAGGTGTGCAGTTCTATTGATGACAGTGAGGTTGTACAGATATCATTCAGAGCATAATATGAAGACTTTGTGGCTGTAGTAGTATCAGAGGGGAACATTTGGCTTTTTTAATGGTGATGATGCATCAGAGAGAAAGGACTTGGCTTAATTATTGGGCTTCACTCTAAGTCTTCAGTCTTGACAGTTAGAAAAATGGCTTTTTACTTATTAAGCAGGGTATCTTTTGACATGGAAATCATACAGCAAGTGTAAGTTATGCCATGATACTATTTTACAGTCatgcttaaggaaaaaaaaatcaaacattttgtttcatcttcagaaataaaacattgtatacatttttctttaactTCTCTGAAAACATTTTAGTGctaatcactagggctgtgcgaagcttcagtcgctgacttgatttggaggagatttggcccaatttggtggccaaatccctgaatccgaatcaaatcagaagacccattaatctctccaaattgaatcagaaggctccaaattgatttggagagattcgatgattcagccatagacacagctttatatgttttttctacgtacatcaaggtaccaggtgtagctcgtgaatgctgagatggtggggtggatggagcatcccatgggagtgtggcAGGGTCCTGCTTCAGCTCAACGGcgaacctggaaatggaccagaagtacttctgggtctgccatggaGGGCACCGGCCccttggcttggtgactggtgcctcttggatCTGGGGgggtacccggggtccccccgtggccaattgctgagccagggaggtgtggggggtcccccgcatgcttggcagtggacccagaaatggaccggaagtactttcagtccacttctgggtccgctgccaagcgtgtatagtaaacctccctctcctccgcccccccccccaatgttcctgttctcccgtgggatgctccatccaccccactatctcagtgttcatgagctgtgcctggtacctcgaggtccATAGAAGAAacgtataaagctgtgtctgtggctgaatcagaattgaatcttcagatttggccgaatcaaatcagaacagtgaatcaaatcagtgccccccaaatcgggccaaatccaaatcgaatactgcctgctttgcacacccatTCTATTTACAGAGTTCCAAATTACCATATCAAGAGTCTACACTGATATTCTAGTGTCCATTGGAACTGTTGGATTTTCATGAATTGTACTTCTAAATTTTTTTACCTTAACACAGAATGCTTTTTCTAGAAATGATCTGCACAAGAATATATATATCAGGGGATCCATGCAAATATTTGTACTAGCTAGCCAAAGAGTACCTTCTTTGGCAATGAATAATTGATTCTGTATACTACAGTCCATTCTCTGGTGGGTTTGACTTAGAGTGTATGGTACTCTAGAAAAATGATATGGAGCAAAACATACGAAAAAAACTATGACAATGATGAATACTTTTCCTTTGGTCCTTTGTTTGCTTTTGCTATCTTTCTTTTGAGTTTTTTTATAAGACATGTATACCTTTTTGGTAATAACTGCATAAAAGAGAAACATTAGAATTAATACAGCCCAGAAAACAAACTGACAAATATAAGTGACAGCTTCATGCCATTTCAGTCCTAAGTGATTCTTCAGAGAAGCACACTTCTTCACAGAGTGGGGCATGGCTTTTTTGTTTGATAAAATCATGTTTGGCAAAGAGAGACTGAAGAAAGAAATCCAAACAATCCCTGCAATAATTTTGGCAGATGTGACATTTTGCACCCAAAGCTTCCCATAAGGTCGTGCAATTTTGAGAAACCTGTCAAAAGCGATAAGACCAAGTAGTACTATACTGACATACATTGCTTCATAAAATATCACAGCTGAAACACGACAAACAAAAGCTTTAAGTTGCCATGGTCCTAGTCCTGAATCAGTAAGAATTTTCAGAGGAAGCATTAAAGTCATTATAGAATCAGAAATCAGTGTGTTTTTGAGGTAGACTATGAAAGTTGATGTGCTTCGAATTTGGAAGAAAGCCCAAGCAGCCAAACTGTTCAGTATCAGTCCAATAAGGAAAACAACAGTGTAGAGGACTGGGAACACCACATGTGCAATTCTGGTGTCTCTATGGCAGATCAATGATGTTCCATTGGAGAAGTTGACAATACTCCCATTCATTTTGACAGAAACTGGGGAATAAAATTATAAAACATACATGATAAGATATACACAAAATGACATGCTGTTTACCTATACATACTGCTTTCTAAAATCTTTTGAGAAACATGCACTAAATAGTTCTCTTGGGCAAACACGCTCTAATTATATTGTATGCAAACCCTGTTCCCTATGTAAACATCAAATAAGAAGTTTCAGTGGGGGTTATTTTTTCCTAATGAAAAGTTAGAAATGGCATCTAAACCCCATAAAGCATGTTAATAGAGGGCTCTGTTATTATACATTACAACCTCATTACAACAAACTCTGTTGTTTACaaacttctgtttttaaaatcccAATGTTAGGAACCATTTTTTCCACATTATTAGGGTGCAGCAAATTGTAGCAGGCAGCCTGTTTTAATAAACTTATCCTGGTCCCAGGCAGGCTTGTTACAATGAGGTTAGACTATACAAAGGTAATAGGGCACAGCAGAATGACTTAAGGGAACGTCTTGTCTTCACATAGAACATTACAAAACAAAATCCTGATGCGCTGAACTATCAGAGGTATGACATAAAATAAGCAATCTTTTGAGAGAGAATCTATGCTGTGAATTAACCTTGAAGTTAATAATAATGAGACTTTAGGGTTTTGAACCTTAGCAAACAAGCCATACTTCATTTCTCAGCAAAATTCTAAAACAGTTCTTTGTATAAAGGACATAAACTAAGAATTATTCATATAATTTGCATGTTACAGTTTACATATTAAGTAAGTCTGCTTGACTTGAGCATCACATGTATGCAAACAGCTTGGTATGAATACCTGGATAAAGGTTATAAGAAAAGAAATTCACCTGTTTTGAAGGAAATGATTGCAGTTTTTGTGTCGACTGAAGCCTTCAGTAGTTCATTAAGAATGGGGTAATATATCTTCAGATgggaactgttttgttttgttttttttccctaggtTTCCTTCCGCTTTGTGATGTGTTGAATTATTAACCCATTCTGTGTGCTAAGGTAcatatttgttttcattctgtaaTCACAGACAAGTCTAAAACTTGCGTACAAGAGGCTTTTCCGATCTTCTGTTAATCTTAGAAGACAAAGTTTCCATGATAAAACCTGTGCAGAACTATTTTTTACCTCGGACAACAACTAAGACAACTATTACCAATTCCTGTCAGTAAGAAGATCCTTGACAGGGTGGATAATACAATAGGCAGTTATTATGTTTCTAAGTAGAAAAGTTCAGATCTGGATATTGACTTTACCTCCAATTACTGCCAGTTTGTGTTATCTTCTTTGAAATATAGTGGTACTGGAAATAATAACGACTTAATCACATACACCTACTTCCTAAAAGGTCTGCTTCCATTGTTCTGCTCTATAGATATACAGCTGCAATTATGTTTTGGTCTGGTGCAGAGGGGCCATAAAGCTGTGGACCATCATGGTTTTGTAGGCGctgtatatatgtttgtgtgtgtgtaagtcaGGCCACAGCAAGATTTTATGGGCTTTCTTATGCATTCCTCTGTCTCAGAGGATTACTGTGTATAAGCTTTGTGTATCTGTGCATCTGCTCATGTTTATAATGGAGATGTGTGGGCTTTTTATTAGTGAGTGCATTACCTAAAATCCCCACTTGTTTTTCGTGCCTTTGTCCTTCCACTTGGCCTTGATGAGAGCTAATTTTTGTTACATATATGTGTTTGACTGTTAGTGGAAACAGCAAAGTAGCCAAACCTGACCTTTCTCTATGTGCATTGCAGCTATGATGCCTTATGCCATTTTAGGTTGAgtttcttttgtattttatacTCTTTACATCTCTTGCAATGTAAGCTGTTTTCTAATATGGTAAGCAGACTTCACTCCAAATTGGTAAGTGTTGTAAATTTctagggggaaagggggagggaaggggcacttTCAACATAGCACACTTTTAAGTGAAATTTTTGCTGCTTATTACATTGTCCGGGGCTGTTATGGGTTCCTGCAATTGCTTCTTCAGTCACAGGAAATCCCGTTTCTTGTCCTCTGTTAAGGAAGCAAAAAGAACCACAAATTTTCTCAGTTGCAAAATCCGAGTTGTGCAACATTTGCGAATCACATCATACATGTGTATGAAATGAGTAATTGCTGAGAATAGACCAGGGAACCGGAAGCAAGAATCACCCTTCTAACATTTCAGTGGTAGGTTAGGGGTTAAAATCTTCTGGAGAATCACTCAAATTGGAGCTTTTCCTCATGAGAAGTCTTTACTACCAAATGTACATGTAAGGCTTAAGCAAACCTAAATCAAATTGTGAAACTATACTTTCATTTGgattattgtttgttttttttcatttggataTGTTGTtgatgctgcatgcatgtgccccTGGACTTCCTCTTCTGCGTCACCCATGACAAAGTTCAAGGCTGAGTAGAGCCTCGTGATGCGTGCATGCCGACTGCTGCTCTTACTTTTCATAAGGGTACTGCTTGCTCAGTAGGGTGCCATGAGTGACCCAATTACAACCTTTATTTTCACCACTGTGAATATTTGATACAGTGGATGAATTTCCCTTTTCCTAACCCTGTTTTGCCCATAAATAGTGTTGACCACATTAGTCGTTGGGAAAGTTTCCTGCTGAGTTAAGCAGATGTAAATGCTGTAAGCATGGATTGTACCTGTTTTGGAGAAAGTTACAATTTAACAGACCTTTTGCTGTATGGAATCTGATGGGATCAAGAATTTAGGTGTAGGATAGCTTTGAAGTGAGGGATCCTTAGGACTGTATAACTGCCTACGAACATCCATATATGCCTATTTCACTTATATCCCTATGAGGGTGGCTGCATTGGTGCGTGTCCCCAGCAAACACCACATATATGATGGTTGCTGTTTTATAAGAAATTTATTTATATTAAGCTGGTGAAAGACTTTCTTCAAGGATTCAGTGAAATGCACTTCTAGCTGCCAAGACCAACAGATGCTTCCATGAGTAACTATGCTAGTTACAAAGTCTGTTCAGTAACTGGTTTCATGTTGTCCATGATATAACACAGTCACACTTTCTTAGTTTCTAGGGTGCTTTAATTATGACACACAAAACTATCTTTATTGAATTATGTTAAATGTATGTTTTACCCCAAACAAGAGAATAAGCTATAAAACAGGCCTAATATTGTAAGTTCTCTGCGAAAATAGTATATGAGTGAACAGATACAGAGAGTAATAGCTGAAATGTCCATGGTAATGTTCAGAGGGGGAGTCTGGTTAGTATTTGCACTAGCAGTATAGTGTAGCAGCAGTTACTTTATATCTACCTAAAGCCCTGTGCTCTTGGAAtttatttatactgttgtcaAAGCTGCATTCCTGATATTTctatttttccaaataaaaaatgTGTAGCAAATCTCAGTAAACAGAGAAAATAGAACTCTGGAATAATGGAAACAAAACTGACCTTACTACTACTTGGTATTTTAATCTGTTCAGTGCTGCCTCCAACTGAGTCCCAGGCATTTTTTGCAAAATGAGtttttagctttatttttaaaaatcatatgtATTTATATACTGTTCTCTGTAAGACCATAGTTCTTTTGCTGGTCTTTCATACCATATTGTGAGGGATTTACAGGGTTAAATAAAGTTAAGATAAATTTGCTTATGAAACAGCAGTGTTTTTTACTTAATACAATTATTTAAATGGTCAGTAATATTCCAAAGGTGAATACAGTAATCAAAACTTTGTTAATATGCTATAATTCAATGCAAATAGCTTATACATaattttccttgtttttaattGTTAGGCATTTGGAGGCAAAATAATAGCTTCCTGTTAATAAATGTATAGTTAGCCCTTCTTTTCTTTAATAGCATTTTGCAGATTGTAGGTTTAAAGATTAATTGTGTTGCAGCTAGGATTTCACCTTCTCTCTGCAAAAAATCCACAATTAATAAATTATTCTCCAGCATTCCATGACTAAAAAGTTAGCATCTTCTTTATAATTACTGTAGTAAGGGTATAGTCTATGATCTAGCAAAGAATACATGCATATGTTTTAATTCAAGGATGTGAGTtgtctcattgatttcagtgagactaCTTAGGCTTAAAGTTAAATAATACTTTAAGCATTTTACTGAACTGTGGCCATTATCAGTAGTTCCTCTGTTCCAGTTTGTTTGATTTAAGTACAGAATGCTTTTTCAGTTCCCAAGGAAGCAAGTGAAATTTTAACCTTTGACTTTATTGGAAGCAGAATTGAAATGATTAGTATAGGAATAAGTAGACTAAATAGCAATGTTTTATGTATCTCCGCTCTACACTGGAGTCTCCTCAGAACTATCTCCGTCAGTATGCTCTTTAATTTTTGTTCCAAGCTCTGAAGGCACCTGTTTGTGTAACATATTGAGCAAGGATTTTCTGAAAgatttgcaaaggaaaaaatagaTAAATGGATCTAAGCAGGCATTTAGAGATGTTAACCAGAGGGTGCTCTCTTTCATATAAAACAATGCGTTTTGAGCAGAGCATTCAAAAACATCTCTTGTTTGACTCAAGGTGTAGGGGATTCTGGTAAAATGGAATGgaacaaaacaaataaagaacactgcaataataataaaaactttCAAATTTACTGTCTTTCTAGAAACTTTCCCTGTGCATTTTGTTCTCTTATATGATTTGTACAGTTCTTTACTTATGAGCATGTAACATACCACTATGATAATCAAATTAACCCAGAAGATTAATTGGCAGATGTAGTTCACAATTTCATGCCATGTTAACCCAAAATCAGATTTCAAGAGAGCGCATTTCTTCACTTTTTCACGTGTCTGTTCCTTATTTGTCAAAATCATGTTAGGCAGGGAGAGAGCAAACATTGCTATCCAAATGACCACAGACAGAATCTTCGTGGCAAGAAGGTTGTTTGATGTTTTAAATGGTGTGACAGTTTTCTGGTAGCGATCAATAGTTATTAGACCCAGAAACAAAATGCTGATATACATGGTGAAGTAAAATATGACTTGGGACACCCGACAGACAAATCCCCTCAATCTCCAAGGTGCCAGTTTTGCATCGCTAAGAATTTTGAATGGAAAGGTCAGGATCATGAAGATATCCGAAATTACTGTATTCTTAAGGAAGATGATGAAATTAGATTTACTGGggatttggaaaaaaacccacattgcCAGGCCATTCATGACAATGCCCACAAGAAACAGAACTGTATAGAGCACGGGGAACAGAACTTTACTGAATTGGTTGTCGCTGGTGCAGTTGATATCAGTTCTGGAGGAGCTCAAGTTgtaaacagctttcatttgtagTTTGATATCTTCCCCCCTCTGTTAGAACAGAAAAGATGAGGATTATTTTAATATTCCTTTTATGAATATTATTAGGATTTATGTTAgcataattaattatatttatcaTTTCACATGGATGACAGACTTACAGATAAAGTGCCAAATTCAGGGGTGACAATGGTTTATATTAGTCAGTCTTAATTTACACCAACTCTAGAAGATCTTTTAATTTTGGTAGATTTGGATTCCCTTAAACCTTCTGAGGGCATGTCTGTAATGAATTGCAGCACTTTTGGCATAACAAAACCAGTATGGGTACCTGATAAGGATGGTGGTAAAAGCTTCAAAGTGGGTAGTAGAAGTCAGTGCAGGTTTCAGTatgtgtttacatagtttgcaaAATTAGATAGTTTTCATGTTGTTTAGCATTAGTTAGATTCAGTGCACCTGCTAAGGGTGTGAGTAACTGATGCTGGTGCAGAATCAAATGGATCTAAGtctaaatcaggggtaggcaattatttgggttggagaGTTTCTTAgggacttttggtgagctgttgtgggcagggggaaggagggacatgacctggcccagctcgcaacagctcaccagaactccctaAGTGACTCTGCCCCAGTTCTCTGAGCaggggcatgctgggagcagatTACGCCTCTGCCCCAGgacctggccctgtgctgtcttCACCCagtgatcccagccctggggtctcAATGGAGACTGGCTCAAGACCCCTATGGGCATGGCATGCTTGGCCAAGCAGATGGGATGAAGCCATGGTCAAGTGGAGAGCCACATCTTGGAGGTGGATGGGTTCATGGGGCAGTGACACTGGGGGGCCACTAGCAGGGCTGCAGTTTGCTCCCAGCGTGCCCCTGCCTGTGCAACCAGTGCCTGTCACAGTGATGTGTGGGGATTggatcatggctttgccctgggtcCCAGGCCAGTGATGTGAACTGCCCCAcaaccctggccccacccacctgttctgtTCCTggaagctgctccctgcctgcctgcagccccatcccagtcaagtgtgcTCTGCCCACATAGGTCCCAGGCTGGTCCCCATGGAGAACCTCACCTGCCTGCTCTGTGTGGTGCCCCCAGCGGTGgctgcagggtggatgggccagggtaccctggcagcagggccaggtcccGCAGCGGCAGTGACACTGGCAGTGGTAGTCAGAAAGAACCActgccactggggctgctgggaagtagAGTCCAGCTGCCTCAGTCCTGCTGTGTCATAGGGGTGGTGGGACTGGTCATAAACGCCACAGATTGAGCTGCACCCCTGGGCCATGCAGGGCTGAAGAACTGCTGCAGGCTatataaaatcccttggtggacCAGATGCATCCTGTGGGCCATTTTTTGCCCATCCTGGTCTAAGTGATGGGATGTACAGGTAGAAGGCAACAGAAGAAGGTATATCTCATGCTGTGAGACTCCTCTTTCTGAATTTGTCCCACTGTGTATTCCTTTTGGGAATGCCACTTGTATGACATGTTTCCTAAAATGGGTATTTTGTGGAGAAAGGTTAGCTCAtcttttctgtattgtttgtgcCACCTTGTGGATGACACAGACAATGCACTCCAAAGAGATTGGGAAACAGGAGTTTTGGATATGACTGAACTTTCAACATCACAGATGGGTCCAGGAGCCAGGACTCTTATTTCATTTTGGCTTCTGAccacatttttttcaaatggggaggggagaaaagaacCACATTAATGCAGGGATGGGAGTAGTTGCTTTTTGGGGGTAGTCTAACAGTGATGATTGGATAAATAGCTAAAAGAACAGTACATTCACAAAAATTTCTgccaccttttcttttttctccactccccccctcctccatacTTCTGCCACAGTCCTTAAGTTCCACAACATTTATAGAGCTTTGGGTTTATCTTTTGCTACAGTTTTATTTTTTGGAttgatgttttgattttttttttttttgcctatgcTTGTTTCCCTACATGTTATCAGTTTTGTctcctttctctttgttttgGGCTCTCATTTCTCTCCATGTGTTGACATCA
Coding sequences:
- the P2RY12 gene encoding P2Y purinoceptor 12, producing the protein MKAVYNLSSSRTDINCTSDNQFSKVLFPVLYTVLFLVGIVMNGLAMWVFFQIPSKSNFIIFLKNTVISDIFMILTFPFKILSDAKLAPWRLRGFVCRVSQVIFYFTMYISILFLGLITIDRYQKTVTPFKTSNNLLATKILSVVIWIAMFALSLPNMILTNKEQTREKVKKCALLKSDFGLTWHEIVNYICQLIFWVNLIIIVVCYMLISKELYKSYKRTKCTGKVSRKTVNLKVFIIIAVFFICFVPFHFTRIPYTLSQTRDVFECSAQNALFYMKESTLWLTSLNACLDPFIYFFLCKSFRKSLLNMLHKQVPSELGTKIKEHTDGDSSEETPV
- the P2RY13 gene encoding P2Y purinoceptor 13, which gives rise to MNGSIVNFSNGTSLICHRDTRIAHVVFPVLYTVVFLIGLILNSLAAWAFFQIRSTSTFIVYLKNTLISDSIMTLMLPLKILTDSGLGPWQLKAFVCRVSAVIFYEAMYVSIVLLGLIAFDRFLKIARPYGKLWVQNVTSAKIIAGIVWISFFSLSLPNMILSNKKAMPHSVKKCASLKNHLGLKWHEAVTYICQFVFWAVLILMFLFYAVITKKVYMSYKKTQKKDSKSKQRTKGKVFIIVIVFFVCFAPYHFSRVPYTLSQTHQRMDCSIQNQLFIAKEGTLWLASTNICMDPLIYIFLCRSFLEKAFCVKVKKFRSTIHENPTVPMDTRISV